A window from Cyprinus carpio isolate SPL01 chromosome A11, ASM1834038v1, whole genome shotgun sequence encodes these proteins:
- the LOC109063977 gene encoding thrombospondin-4-like, with product MLWTLLFSCSFYLHSALVSAQGISRDGEIIKQIKGTNQELAEIKELLKQQIQEIVFLKNTVMECEACGMRPVDPQSSCVPNPCHPGVECITTPSGMKCGPCPEGMTGSGTHCTDVDECAVMPCHMGVRCINTSPGFRCGPCPAGYMGPQVQGVGLAYASANKQVCTDINECENSNGGCVGNSNCINTPGSFRCGHCKAGFVGDQVKGCKPERSCGNGQPNPCHASAECIVHRDGQIECACGVGWAGNGYLCGTDTDIDGFPDEKLECVERNCAKDNCLTVPNSGQEDADEDNIGDACDDDADGDGILNTEDNCVLVPNVDQKNIDQDDYGDACDNCRLVKNNDQKDTDGDGQGDECDDDIDGDGIKNNKDNCKKVPNRDQKDRDGDNVGDACDSCPYISNPDQTDVDNDLIGDPCDTNKDSDGDGHQDSRDNCPAVINSSQLDTDKDGIGDECDDDDDNDGIPDLLPPGPDNCRLVPNPLQEDSDGDGIGNVCENDFDNDTYSDFIDVCPENAEVTLTDFRTYQTVVLDPEGDAQIDPNWVVLNQGREIVQTMNSDPGLAVGYTAFNGVDFEGTFHVNTETDDDYAGFIFGYQDSSSFYVVMWKQVEQIYWQANPFRAVAEPGIQLKAVKSDTGPGENLRNSLWHTGDSTNQVRLLWKDSRNVGWKDKTSYRWFLQHRPQEGYIRVRFYEGQQMVADTGIIIDTTMRGGRLGVFCFSQENIIWANLRYRCNDTIPEDFETFRNQQIQLF from the exons ATGCTGTGGACTCTCTTGTTCAGCTGCAGCTTTTATCTGCACAGCGCTCTGGTTTCTGCTCAAGGAATATCCAGAG ATGGAGAGATTATCAAACAGATTAAAGGCACAAACCAGGAGCTTGCTGAAATCAAAGAACTACTGAAACAACAG ATACAGGAAATTGTTTTCCTGAAGAACACGGTTATGGAATGTGAAGCCTGTG GTATGAGACCAGTAGATCCACAGTCTTCATGTGTTCCCAACCCCTGCCACCCTGGTGTTGAATGCATAACGACACCCAGCGGAATGAAGTGTGGTCCGTGTCCAGAGGGCATGACAGGAAGTGGAACTCACTGCACAGATGTTGATGAA TGTGCTGTAATGCCATGTCACATGGGGGTGAGATGCATTAACACATCACCTGGTTTCCGCTGTGGCCCCTGTCCTGCTGGGTACATGGGCCCCCAGGTGCAGGGGGTGGGACTCGCCTATGCATCTGCCAATAAACAG GTCTGCACAGACATTAATGAGTGTGAGAACTCAAATGGCGGCTGCGTGGGGAACTCCAACTGTATCAACACACCA GGCTCTTTTCGCTGTGGCCACTGCAAGGCTGGTTTTGTTGGGGATCAGGTGAAAGGCTGCAAACCTGAGCGGTCCTGTGGTAATGGTCAGCCCAATCCTTGCCATGCCAGTGCAGAATGCATTGTTCACCGTGATGGACAGATTGAATGTGCA TGTGGAGTTGGATGGGCTGGCAATGGATATTTATGTGGAACAGACACTGATATTGATGGCTTCCCAGATGAAAAGTTGGAATGTGTGGAAAGAAACTGTGCAAag GACAATTGCCTCACTGTTCCAAACTCTGGCCAAGAGGATGCAGACGAGGATAACATTGGTGATGCATGTGATGATGATGCAGATGGAGATGGGATCCTAAACACAGAG GACAACTGTGTGCTCGTACCCAACGTCGATCAGAAAAACATTGATCAGGATGATTATGGAGATGCTTGTGATAATTGCCGTCTGGTAAAAAACAATGACCAGAAGGACACAGATGGTGATGGTCAGGGTGATGAATGTGATGATGACATTGATGGGGATG gaatcaaaaacaataaagataATTGCAAAAAGGTGCCAAACCGCGACCAGAAAGATAGAGACGGTGATAATGTTGGTGATGCTTGTGACAGCTGTCCCTATATCAGCAACCCTGATCAG ACGGATGTGGATAATGACTTGATTGGTGATCCTTGTGACACGAACAAAGATAG TGATGGAGATGGGCATCAGGACTCTCGAGACAACTGTCCTGCAGTTATCAACAGTTCCCAGCTGGACACCGACAAGGATGGCATTGGAGAtgaatgtgatgatgatgatgacaacgATGGCATTCCTGATCTCCTTCCACCCGGTCCGGACAACTGCCGTCTGGTTCCAAACCCACTGCAGGAGGACTCAGATG GTGATGGGATTGGCAATGTTTGTGAGAATGACTTTGACAATGATACATATAGCGACTTCATCGATGTTTGTCCTGAGAATGCTGAGGTCACTCTCACCGACTTCAGAACCTATCAGACTGTGGTTCTGGATCCAGAAGGAGATGCACAGATCGATCCAAACTGGGTGGTGCTCAATcag GGAAGAGAGATTGTTCAGACCATGAACAGTGATCCTGGACTGGCTGTAG GCTACACAGCCTTCAATGGTGTGGACTTCGAAGGGACATTTCATGTGAATACTGAGACGGATGATGACTACGCAGGCTTTATCTTTGGCTATCAGGACAGCTCGAGCTTCTATGTGGTGATGTGGAAGCAAGTGGAGCAGATTTACTGGCAAGCCAATCCTTTCCGTGCTGTAGCTGAGCCTGGCATCCAACTGAAG GCAGTGAAATCAGACACGGGCCCTGGAGAAAACCTGCGGAATTCACTCTGGCACACAGGGGACTCGACAAACCAGGTGAGACTCTTGTGGAAAGATTCCAGAAATGTTGGCTGGAAAGACAAGACCTCCTACCGCTGGTTCCTGCAGCACAGACCCCAAGAAGGCTACATCAG GGTTCGGTTCTATGAAGGTCAGCAGATGGTAGCAGACACAGGAATTATCATCGACACAACCATGAGAGGAGGCAGACTGGGAGTTTTCTGCTTCTCCCAGGAGAACATCATCTGGGCCAACCTGCGCTACAGATGCAATG ataCAATCCCTGAGGACTTTGAGACATTCAGAAACCAGCAAATCCAGCTTTTTTAA